One genomic segment of Clostridium estertheticum subsp. estertheticum includes these proteins:
- a CDS encoding ribulokinase, whose protein sequence is MTTKYTVGVDYGTLSSRAVVVNLDNGKVVSSAVKNYPSAVIDETLPGTTIKLGNNWALQDPNDYYECFIATVKEAVSEATKTISKDDIIGVAIDFTACTVLPVKNDGTPLMNIKEWHDNPHAWVKLWKHHAAQDQADRLNAIAKKRNEPWLKYYGGKISSEWLFPKLMQIVEEAPDVYAAMDDFIEATDWLTWQLTGKKMKNATTAGYKAIWNAETGFPSNEFFKELNPLMENVIKDKIGTKFYPVGTKAGGLLEKIAKATGLNIGIAVGVGNVDAHVSVAPTGVIGPRTMLNIMGTSTCDITLGEKEIPVPGMCGVVKDGAVPGFYAYESGQNAVGDIFGWFVNNQVPERYFKEAEKNGLNIHQLLEAKAKKLKIGESGLIALDWWNGNRSILVDTDLTGLVLGMNMDTKPEEIYRALIEATAFGKRLIIDTFEENGVPIDTLTVCGGLPHRNQMLNQIYADVTNKEMFISEHHQAPAIGAAMFAAVAAGKEAFGYDTIQEASKQMARLKENSIKPIPENVKHYEAIYKEYVKLHDYFGRGANDVMKHLKKIKESVSKEG, encoded by the coding sequence TAAACTTAGATAATGGAAAAGTTGTATCATCTGCAGTAAAAAATTACCCAAGTGCGGTAATTGATGAAACCTTACCGGGAACTACGATTAAATTAGGTAATAATTGGGCACTTCAAGATCCAAATGATTATTATGAATGTTTTATAGCAACAGTTAAAGAGGCAGTTAGTGAGGCAACAAAAACAATTTCAAAGGATGATATTATAGGTGTAGCTATTGATTTTACAGCGTGTACTGTACTTCCTGTAAAGAACGATGGTACTCCTTTGATGAATATAAAAGAATGGCATGATAACCCACATGCATGGGTTAAACTTTGGAAACATCATGCTGCGCAAGATCAAGCAGATAGATTAAATGCTATTGCTAAAAAACGTAACGAACCATGGCTTAAGTATTATGGTGGTAAAATCTCATCAGAATGGCTATTTCCAAAACTAATGCAAATTGTTGAAGAAGCACCTGATGTATATGCAGCTATGGATGACTTTATAGAAGCAACAGACTGGTTGACATGGCAGTTAACTGGTAAAAAGATGAAGAATGCAACTACTGCAGGCTATAAAGCAATATGGAATGCTGAAACAGGATTCCCAAGTAATGAATTTTTTAAAGAGCTAAATCCATTAATGGAAAATGTAATTAAAGATAAAATTGGTACTAAGTTTTATCCTGTAGGAACTAAAGCAGGTGGACTTCTTGAAAAGATAGCTAAGGCTACAGGCCTCAATATAGGAATTGCTGTAGGAGTTGGAAATGTTGATGCTCATGTTTCAGTTGCACCTACTGGAGTAATAGGGCCAAGAACAATGCTTAATATTATGGGTACATCTACTTGTGATATCACACTTGGAGAAAAAGAAATACCAGTACCTGGTATGTGTGGTGTAGTTAAGGATGGTGCTGTACCGGGATTTTATGCTTATGAATCTGGTCAAAATGCCGTTGGAGATATTTTTGGATGGTTTGTTAATAACCAGGTTCCAGAAAGATATTTCAAAGAGGCAGAGAAAAATGGTTTAAATATTCACCAGTTACTTGAAGCAAAGGCTAAAAAGCTAAAAATTGGTGAAAGTGGATTAATAGCATTAGATTGGTGGAATGGGAATCGTTCTATTCTAGTAGATACAGATTTAACTGGTTTAGTACTCGGAATGAACATGGATACAAAACCAGAAGAAATATATCGAGCTTTAATAGAAGCAACAGCATTTGGCAAACGTTTGATTATAGATACTTTTGAAGAAAATGGTGTGCCAATTGATACTTTAACGGTTTGTGGTGGGTTACCTCACAGAAATCAGATGTTAAATCAAATTTATGCTGATGTTACTAATAAAGAAATGTTTATATCAGAGCATCATCAAGCACCTGCAATTGGAGCTGCAATGTTTGCCGCTGTTGCAGCTGGCAAAGAAGCTTTTGGTTACGACACTATACAAGAGGCATCAAAGCAAATGGCAAGACTTAAAGAAAACTCAATAAAACCAATTCCAGAAAATGTTAAACATTATGAAGCAATTTATAAAGAGTATGTAAAATTACATGATTACTTTGGTCGTGGTGCCAATGATGTAATGAAACATTTGAAGAAGATTAAGGAATCCGTATCTAAGGAGGGTTAA